One window from the genome of Sphingobacteriales bacterium encodes:
- a CDS encoding peptidoglycan DD-metalloendopeptidase family protein, whose product MPERFKYFIAIAVCLLGIRWNLRAAEIDSPFFKIIIDTVSYQSDNELLICIWDSLHPNPYRIDLTKKKDTTWIQLVDDSCRFFMPVCGKVNSPFGFRNGRIHSGVDIGLKWGDSVYCAFDGMVRFARYYRGYGYLVIVSHYNGIETMYAHLSKMLVYNGQFVRSGQLIGLGGATGRATGAHLHFETRFMGQAFDPTLLIDFENFTLKDETLAICASTFGHVAEVKAMKYHTVRQGDTLYKISRMYGVSIDTLCRLNGINRNTILKIGRKIRYQ is encoded by the coding sequence TTGCCGGAGAGATTCAAATATTTCATTGCTATAGCAGTATGTCTGTTGGGTATCAGATGGAATTTGCGTGCTGCTGAAATTGATTCTCCTTTTTTCAAAATTATCATTGATACGGTTTCATATCAGTCTGATAATGAGTTATTAATTTGTATATGGGATTCTCTTCATCCCAATCCTTACCGGATCGACCTGACAAAGAAAAAAGATACCACCTGGATTCAGCTGGTTGATGATAGCTGCCGGTTTTTTATGCCTGTTTGTGGAAAGGTAAATTCCCCGTTTGGGTTCAGAAATGGCCGTATTCACAGTGGAGTGGACATTGGCCTGAAATGGGGCGACAGTGTTTACTGTGCTTTTGACGGAATGGTCAGGTTTGCCCGCTATTACAGGGGCTATGGCTATCTGGTTATCGTATCACACTACAACGGCATTGAAACTATGTATGCCCATCTTTCAAAAATGCTGGTGTATAACGGGCAGTTTGTCAGATCAGGGCAGCTTATCGGGTTGGGAGGGGCTACCGGAAGGGCTACAGGTGCTCATCTTCATTTCGAAACACGTTTTATGGGACAGGCCTTTGATCCTACTTTACTAATTGATTTTGAAAACTTTACGCTTAAAGATGAAACTTTGGCCATTTGTGCTTCTACTTTCGGTCATGTTGCAGAAGTAAAGGCAATGAAGTATCACACCGTCAGGCAGGGCGATACCCTTTATAAAATCAGCAGAATGTATGGAGTATCCATCGATACGCTTTGCCGCCTCAATGGGATTAATAGAAACACCATCCTGAAAATCGGGCGGAAAATCAGGTATCAGTAG
- a CDS encoding bifunctional (p)ppGpp synthetase/guanosine-3',5'-bis(diphosphate) 3'-pyrophosphohydrolase produces the protein MYSQSVIAADYKWFLKTSNLDSPSCKKVLRQVFELLSKHYFSSENFIIPQEYEIATETGRIAFNEMGLKSEAICLALLWYPFFKNKDFSSDCKQILPVEVIDWLHEAEKIENIDTLKLINQPDNYLKLSLNLLSDIRILLVRIAEFLAILRKEHHDSVEVQSVAQISYHIYAAVLHQLGLYSLNREMLDNAFSVLHPDDYYGILSKLEKSTVKRAEYIEQFCSPLKTALSNAGLKFELKWRTKSIHSIWRKMKVQNVNFEQVFDLFAVRIILQVEKQKEKEACWLAYSLVTSIYEPNPARLRDWITIPKSSGYESLHTTVLGPDHHWVEVQIRSARMDMIAEKGLAAHWKYKGIRTDKSYEEWLNSLREILESPEKNLIDALSGINKPVRTEDVFVFTPKSELKKLKKGATVLDFAFELHTEIGSRCTGARVNNKLVPLKYILQNGDRIEILTSRNQKPTKDWLNFVVTSKAKTKIKRWLTEEQHKFAERGREILKRKLKNWKLEYNEMIVSSLIEHYKLPHSLDLYSGIADGSIDMLEIKALLSGESREEETRQSVVKEEKFRQQPLKTDILIVDPALKNVSYQFGKCCHPIPGDRIFGFITIDKGITIHHEDCPNARFLLTNYPYRRIEACWASDIKDNYFEVSIMIKGEDEIGMANRLTNIVSNTFSVNITSINIESRQNEFSGLFKLQVKHTEQLNQLIERLRRVKGVKSVARIDQ, from the coding sequence CCAGTCTGTTATTGCCGCTGATTATAAATGGTTTCTGAAAACAAGCAACCTGGATTCACCTTCCTGTAAAAAAGTACTGCGTCAGGTTTTTGAGTTGTTGTCAAAGCATTATTTTTCTTCAGAAAACTTCATCATACCACAAGAATACGAAATAGCCACCGAGACCGGAAGGATAGCTTTTAATGAAATGGGGCTGAAAAGCGAAGCAATCTGCCTGGCCTTGCTATGGTATCCATTTTTTAAGAACAAAGATTTTTCATCGGATTGCAAACAAATTTTACCAGTCGAAGTCATTGACTGGCTGCACGAAGCCGAAAAAATTGAGAACATTGATACCCTGAAACTAATCAACCAGCCCGATAATTATCTGAAGCTCAGCCTGAATTTGTTGTCCGACATCCGTATTTTACTGGTCAGAATAGCTGAATTTCTGGCAATTTTACGAAAAGAACATCATGATAGTGTTGAAGTTCAGTCTGTTGCACAAATCAGTTATCATATTTATGCTGCCGTATTACATCAGCTGGGTTTGTATTCCCTCAACCGTGAGATGCTTGATAATGCATTTTCTGTCTTACATCCTGATGATTACTATGGTATTTTGTCAAAACTTGAAAAATCTACTGTTAAAAGAGCAGAATACATCGAGCAGTTCTGCAGTCCGTTAAAAACGGCCTTGAGCAATGCCGGATTAAAGTTTGAATTGAAATGGAGGACTAAATCCATACACAGTATCTGGCGTAAAATGAAGGTACAGAATGTGAATTTTGAGCAGGTATTCGACCTTTTTGCCGTCAGAATTATTCTTCAGGTAGAAAAACAAAAGGAAAAAGAAGCCTGTTGGCTGGCTTATTCGCTGGTTACCTCTATTTATGAGCCGAATCCCGCAAGATTAAGAGACTGGATAACAATACCAAAATCAAGTGGTTATGAGTCGCTGCATACGACAGTTCTCGGGCCTGACCACCACTGGGTAGAAGTACAGATTCGCAGTGCACGGATGGACATGATTGCTGAAAAAGGACTTGCCGCTCACTGGAAATACAAGGGTATCAGAACGGATAAAAGTTATGAAGAGTGGCTGAATTCTTTAAGAGAAATACTTGAATCGCCAGAGAAAAACCTGATTGATGCCCTGAGCGGGATCAATAAGCCTGTCAGGACGGAAGATGTCTTTGTGTTTACGCCAAAATCTGAATTGAAAAAGCTTAAAAAAGGAGCCACCGTGCTTGATTTTGCCTTCGAGTTACATACGGAAATTGGCTCGCGATGTACGGGCGCAAGGGTCAATAATAAACTTGTACCGCTCAAATACATCCTTCAGAATGGCGACAGAATTGAAATACTGACTTCTCGGAACCAGAAGCCTACCAAAGACTGGTTGAATTTTGTCGTTACCTCAAAGGCCAAAACCAAAATTAAAAGATGGCTGACTGAAGAACAACATAAGTTTGCTGAAAGGGGCAGGGAAATACTGAAAAGGAAACTGAAGAACTGGAAACTGGAATATAATGAAATGATTGTCAGTTCTTTAATTGAACATTATAAACTTCCTCATTCCTTAGACCTCTATTCCGGTATTGCAGATGGCAGTATCGATATGCTGGAGATTAAAGCATTGCTGAGCGGGGAAAGCAGGGAAGAAGAAACAAGGCAATCTGTTGTAAAAGAGGAAAAATTCCGGCAGCAGCCTTTAAAAACGGATATTCTGATTGTCGATCCTGCCTTGAAAAATGTTTCGTATCAGTTTGGAAAATGTTGTCATCCCATTCCGGGAGATAGAATTTTCGGCTTTATCACCATAGATAAAGGTATCACCATTCACCATGAAGACTGCCCGAATGCAAGATTTTTACTTACCAATTATCCATATCGCAGGATTGAAGCATGCTGGGCTTCTGACATCAAAGACAATTATTTTGAGGTGAGTATCATGATAAAAGGAGAGGATGAAATCGGAATGGCCAACAGGCTGACCAATATTGTATCAAATACCTTTTCGGTGAATATCACTTCCATAAATATAGAATCGAGGCAAAATGAGTTTTCCGGGCTGTTTAAACTTCAGGTAAAACATACAGAGCAATTGAATCAGCTGATAGAGCGTCTTCGCAGGGTGAAAGGTGTGAAAAGCGTGGCCAGAATTGACCAGTAG